One region of Bosea sp. 29B genomic DNA includes:
- a CDS encoding amidohydrolase: MDAANPVAEALAVSGGRIVRLGTQTEVMALRTEATDLVDLGGRMLMPGLIDFHVHLLSSMIARLHTTALDTADDFDTILGKIEAACARQDGRDWVVAGAYGARALGRMREPGALAALDAVSRGRPVAMQHLSGHGYFANSAALRIAGIDAATPNPPDGEIVKDAAGQPTGLLIESGAWPVTDAIPELTAAGKAEAARASIAYLNSLGITGFADASASLEALQFYRALDDAGALTCWAAFHLALSPTCSGYAADEVKVMREQRRELCGPHMNADFAKIFLDGVPSLRTAAMLAPYASAPDEPPVATSLTLDELTEAIADFDGDGLGVKVHAVGDRAIRMVLDAVEQVRRRNGPDGPQHQIAHGQFITAADIPRLAELNVLHDMCPPLWHPNSASLTHERMVGAERYATVWPVRDILAAGAAVVAASDWRTIAPDLDPWEAMCGLVTRRDPTGRHEGVHAPDQAVSITEVLPLYTTNPAAAMRLGHRTGRLAPGLSADMVMLDRDLMTIEPLAIAQTKVLATWFEGRLVHGSA; encoded by the coding sequence ATGGACGCGGCGAACCCCGTGGCGGAGGCCCTTGCTGTCTCCGGCGGCCGGATCGTAAGGCTCGGCACGCAGACCGAGGTCATGGCTCTGCGGACAGAAGCGACCGATCTCGTTGACCTCGGCGGCCGCATGCTGATGCCGGGGTTGATCGACTTCCATGTCCACCTCCTCTCCAGCATGATCGCACGCCTCCATACGACAGCGCTCGACACGGCCGACGATTTCGACACGATCCTGGGCAAGATCGAAGCGGCCTGCGCCCGCCAGGACGGGCGCGATTGGGTCGTCGCCGGCGCCTATGGAGCGCGTGCCCTCGGTCGGATGCGCGAGCCCGGCGCGCTGGCGGCCCTGGATGCGGTCAGTCGCGGCCGGCCCGTTGCGATGCAGCACCTCAGCGGCCATGGCTATTTCGCCAACTCCGCCGCCTTGCGGATCGCCGGCATCGATGCCGCGACGCCGAACCCGCCGGATGGTGAGATCGTCAAGGATGCCGCAGGACAGCCGACCGGCCTGCTCATCGAGTCCGGTGCCTGGCCTGTCACCGACGCCATCCCCGAACTCACCGCAGCCGGGAAGGCCGAGGCGGCGCGCGCCTCGATCGCCTATCTCAACAGCCTCGGCATCACCGGCTTCGCCGATGCGTCAGCGAGCCTGGAGGCGCTGCAGTTCTACCGGGCCCTCGACGATGCCGGCGCTTTGACCTGCTGGGCCGCCTTCCATCTCGCTTTGAGCCCGACCTGCTCCGGTTATGCGGCCGATGAGGTCAAGGTCATGCGCGAGCAGCGCCGCGAGCTTTGCGGCCCGCATATGAATGCCGATTTCGCCAAGATCTTCCTCGACGGCGTGCCGTCGTTGCGCACCGCCGCTATGCTCGCCCCCTATGCCAGCGCGCCCGACGAACCGCCAGTCGCGACCTCGCTGACCCTGGACGAGCTGACCGAGGCGATCGCCGATTTCGACGGGGACGGCCTCGGCGTGAAAGTGCACGCGGTGGGCGATCGCGCCATCCGCATGGTGCTCGATGCCGTCGAGCAGGTGCGCCGCCGCAACGGCCCCGATGGGCCACAGCACCAGATCGCCCATGGCCAGTTCATCACCGCAGCGGACATTCCGCGCCTGGCCGAGCTGAATGTCCTCCACGACATGTGCCCGCCGCTCTGGCATCCCAATTCGGCGAGCCTGACGCATGAGAGGATGGTCGGCGCTGAGCGCTATGCAACGGTCTGGCCGGTTCGCGACATCCTCGCCGCCGGCGCGGCCGTCGTCGCTGCCTCCGACTGGCGTACGATCGCGCCCGACCTCGATCCCTGGGAGGCGATGTGCGGCCTCGTCACCCGCCGCGATCCGACCGGACGCCACGAGGGCGTGCATGCGCCCGATCAGGCCGTGAGCATCACCGAGGTCCTGCCGCTCTATACGACCAATCCGGCGGCAGCGATGCGCCTCGGCCACCGCACCGGCCGGCTCGCACCGGGATTGTCGGCGGACATGGTCATGCTGGACCGCGATCTGATGACGATTGAGCCGCTGGCGATCGCACAGACGAAGGTTTTGGCCACCTGGTTCGAGGGAAGGCTCGTGCACGGCAGCGCCTGA
- a CDS encoding ABC transporter substrate-binding protein has product MHRRHFIAGASAAAAGLAMPRLGQAQANRARTLRFAPHADLSFVDPGWTLAYIARNHGFMVFDTLYGLDSGFEPQPQMVAGHVVENDGLLWRLTLRDGLLFHDGTPVRAQDCVASIRRWASADAFGQKLMAVTDELSAASDREIRFQLKRPFPLLPAALGKASPYMCAIMPERIALTPQTTQITEVIGSGPFRFLASERVPGASAAYAKFDRYVPAPGKPSFVAGAKVVHFDRVEWVTIPDAGTAAGALQSGEIDWWEAPPPDLIPLLKGNGKVAVETLDPAGSIGVFRFNHLQPPFNNPAIRRAVLAAVDQAPFMQAIAGDDRAMWNDRVGYFTPGTPMANDAGMAGLFGPRDLAKAKRDLAAAGYRGERVVLLAASNIDAINALALVAQDLLTRIGMNVDYVSTDWGTVMQRRTSQQPVENGGWSAFIGTWSGNDLVNPAVSISLRGDGKAAGGWLTSPEIERLRDSWFEASDLAERQRVCRAIQEQAWQDVPFIPLGQWKTQSAWRTSITDLPRGIPLFWGARPS; this is encoded by the coding sequence ATGCACCGCCGCCACTTCATCGCCGGAGCGAGCGCCGCCGCCGCAGGGCTTGCCATGCCGCGCCTCGGCCAGGCCCAGGCGAACCGCGCCCGCACCTTGCGCTTTGCCCCGCATGCCGATCTCAGCTTCGTCGATCCCGGCTGGACGCTGGCCTATATCGCGCGGAACCACGGCTTCATGGTGTTCGACACGCTCTACGGGCTGGATTCCGGGTTCGAGCCGCAGCCCCAGATGGTGGCGGGACATGTGGTCGAGAACGATGGCCTGCTGTGGCGGCTGACCTTACGCGACGGGCTGCTCTTCCATGACGGCACGCCGGTGCGCGCCCAGGATTGCGTCGCCAGCATCCGGCGCTGGGCGTCTGCCGACGCGTTCGGCCAGAAGCTGATGGCTGTGACGGACGAGCTCTCGGCCGCTTCCGATCGCGAGATCCGCTTTCAGCTGAAGCGTCCTTTCCCGCTCCTGCCGGCGGCGCTGGGCAAGGCCAGCCCGTATATGTGCGCGATCATGCCGGAGCGGATCGCCCTCACCCCGCAGACGACGCAGATCACCGAGGTCATCGGCAGCGGCCCGTTCCGCTTCCTCGCTTCGGAGCGGGTGCCCGGAGCCTCGGCGGCCTATGCCAAGTTCGACCGCTATGTCCCGGCTCCCGGCAAGCCGAGCTTCGTCGCCGGCGCCAAAGTCGTCCATTTCGACCGGGTCGAGTGGGTCACCATTCCCGATGCCGGCACAGCCGCGGGCGCGCTCCAGTCGGGCGAGATCGATTGGTGGGAGGCTCCGCCGCCCGACCTGATCCCGCTGCTGAAGGGCAACGGCAAGGTCGCCGTCGAGACGCTTGACCCGGCCGGCTCGATCGGCGTGTTCCGGTTCAACCATCTCCAGCCCCCCTTCAACAATCCGGCAATCCGGCGCGCCGTGCTCGCCGCGGTCGACCAGGCCCCGTTCATGCAGGCGATTGCGGGCGACGATCGGGCGATGTGGAACGACCGGGTTGGCTATTTCACGCCCGGTACGCCGATGGCGAACGATGCGGGCATGGCCGGGCTGTTCGGCCCACGCGACCTTGCCAAGGCCAAGCGCGACCTTGCCGCCGCCGGCTATCGCGGCGAGAGGGTCGTCCTGCTCGCCGCCTCGAACATCGACGCGATCAATGCGCTCGCTCTGGTCGCGCAGGATCTGCTCACCCGCATCGGCATGAATGTCGACTATGTCTCGACCGATTGGGGCACGGTGATGCAGCGGCGAACCAGCCAGCAGCCGGTCGAGAACGGCGGCTGGAGCGCCTTCATCGGCACCTGGTCCGGCAATGATCTGGTGAACCCGGCGGTCAGCATCAGCCTGCGCGGCGACGGCAAGGCGGCCGGCGGCTGGCTGACCTCACCCGAGATCGAGCGGCTGCGCGACTCCTGGTTCGAGGCGTCCGACCTCGCTGAGCGCCAGCGCGTCTGCCGGGCGATCCAGGAGCAGGCCTGGCAGGACGTGCCCTTCATCCCGCTCGGCCAGTGGAAGACCCAGAGCGCCTGGCGCACCAGCATCACCGATCTGCCGCGCGGCATCCCCCTCTTTTGGGGCGCGCGGCCAAGCTGA
- a CDS encoding methyl-accepting chemotaxis protein, producing MSWHTRSLLSYDAWVVRSLRLPLLTGYAAAALRQAQAARYLQTLPPILVSAMLSAATIAVVALYYGWRLFPLAWASWVIVTAWVGIARIRRVRERRRTDAPSQRFVARIILDTAVVAMPWAVLPIVVNPGIAPEMEVIIATMLAGLACAGVFIMAIIPSAGVLFLAMLMIGRIVQLGFTPLDHAIPNLVQQAMYGLALVLALRTMAQLFIEHVQASAVITSLGEEAQERASHEEWRRSQVQHLAGDFKETVSRPLQQMSQAVDQMNGAATQLSEISTTSRLGLEELLATVAETKGGMRLVEAESLRLSESIAMVLDAARNTTALVQVAAAEVASSIAVKEQLGCAVRDIERIADLISDIARQTNLLALNATIEAARAGPEGKGFVVVAREVKLLASRTEAATEEICGRIKVVRSAAEDSLSASRTIGNSAKAIVNVSNDIIVAADLQANGVASIVEAVTQGVAAAERAALTIEEVASRTAQTLSQGAHVSEAAGHVDRSTRDLAGVVETFTTGIVAV from the coding sequence ATGAGCTGGCACACGCGCTCGCTCCTGAGCTACGACGCCTGGGTCGTCCGATCGCTCCGTCTTCCACTGTTGACGGGCTACGCCGCCGCTGCGCTGCGCCAGGCGCAAGCCGCCCGCTATCTCCAGACCCTGCCGCCGATCCTGGTTTCGGCCATGCTCTCCGCCGCCACCATCGCCGTCGTCGCGCTCTATTACGGCTGGCGGCTTTTTCCGCTGGCCTGGGCCTCCTGGGTGATCGTCACCGCCTGGGTAGGCATCGCGCGGATCCGGCGGGTCCGGGAGCGGCGCCGGACCGATGCGCCGTCGCAACGTTTCGTCGCCCGGATCATCCTCGACACCGCGGTCGTCGCGATGCCGTGGGCGGTGCTGCCGATCGTCGTCAATCCGGGCATCGCGCCGGAGATGGAGGTGATCATCGCGACCATGCTGGCCGGGCTGGCCTGCGCCGGCGTTTTCATCATGGCGATCATTCCCTCGGCCGGAGTGCTGTTTCTCGCCATGCTGATGATCGGACGCATCGTTCAGCTCGGCTTCACGCCGCTCGACCACGCCATCCCCAATCTGGTGCAGCAGGCGATGTACGGCCTGGCGCTGGTGCTGGCGTTGCGGACTATGGCGCAGCTCTTCATCGAGCATGTCCAGGCTTCCGCGGTGATCACCTCCCTTGGCGAGGAGGCGCAGGAGCGTGCGAGTCATGAGGAGTGGCGGCGCTCGCAGGTGCAGCACCTGGCCGGCGACTTCAAGGAGACCGTCAGCCGGCCCCTGCAGCAGATGTCCCAGGCCGTCGACCAGATGAACGGCGCGGCCACCCAATTGTCGGAGATCTCGACGACCTCCCGTCTGGGATTGGAAGAGCTGCTCGCGACCGTTGCGGAGACGAAGGGGGGCATGCGGCTGGTCGAAGCCGAATCCCTCAGGCTGTCCGAGAGCATTGCCATGGTTCTCGACGCCGCGCGCAACACCACTGCCCTCGTCCAGGTCGCTGCCGCCGAGGTCGCGTCCTCAATCGCCGTCAAGGAGCAACTCGGTTGCGCCGTCCGCGACATCGAGCGGATCGCGGACCTGATCAGCGATATCGCCAGGCAAACCAACCTGCTCGCCCTCAACGCCACGATCGAGGCGGCGCGTGCGGGGCCGGAGGGCAAAGGGTTCGTCGTGGTCGCGCGGGAGGTGAAGCTCCTGGCTTCACGGACGGAGGCGGCGACGGAGGAGATCTGCGGCCGGATCAAAGTCGTTCGATCCGCCGCGGAGGATTCCCTTTCGGCGAGCCGGACCATCGGCAACTCGGCGAAGGCGATCGTGAATGTCAGCAACGACATCATCGTCGCGGCCGATCTGCAGGCGAACGGCGTGGCGTCGATCGTCGAGGCGGTGACGCAAGGGGTCGCGGCGGCTGAGCGCGCTGCCCTGACGATCGAGGAGGTTGCCTCGCGGACGGCCCAGACCTTGAGCCAGGGCGCCCATGTCTCTGAGGCCGCCGGCCATGTCGATCGCTCGACGCGCGATCTTGCTGGCGTCGTCGAGACCTTCACCACAGGCATTGTCGCGGTGTGA
- a CDS encoding response regulator transcription factor: protein MDDHPIVRGGLRAILETQPGWHVCAEAGNGEEAVRLTLEHVPDIVVIDHSLPVLNGLEAVRQVLKALPDIRMLIYTMHDDDGLIYDALKAGARGYLLKSEDDGEVVASVRALAEGKTYFSQRVAKCLLDQLLSGEKIVASQTLTAREREVVQLVAEGESNKSIARRWGLSIKTVDTHRTSAMKKLNLRTAVDLARYAIRNRLIEP, encoded by the coding sequence GTGGACGACCATCCCATCGTCCGTGGGGGACTGAGGGCAATCCTCGAAACTCAGCCGGGTTGGCATGTTTGCGCCGAAGCCGGGAATGGCGAAGAGGCGGTGCGTCTCACGCTCGAACATGTCCCCGACATCGTGGTAATCGATCACTCCCTGCCGGTGCTGAACGGGTTGGAAGCGGTTCGACAGGTTCTCAAGGCCCTGCCCGACATCCGGATGCTGATCTATACGATGCATGACGATGACGGGCTGATCTACGATGCGCTGAAGGCTGGTGCACGCGGCTATCTGCTCAAGTCCGAGGACGACGGGGAGGTCGTCGCCAGCGTCCGGGCGCTGGCGGAGGGGAAAACCTATTTCTCGCAGCGCGTGGCGAAATGCCTGCTGGATCAGCTCCTCAGCGGCGAAAAGATAGTGGCATCGCAGACATTGACGGCCCGTGAGCGCGAGGTGGTGCAACTCGTCGCGGAAGGGGAATCGAACAAATCCATCGCGCGCCGCTGGGGCCTCAGCATCAAGACCGTCGACACGCACCGCACTTCGGCGATGAAGAAGCTCAATCTGCGCACGGCGGTCGATCTGGCCCGTTACGCGATCCGAAACAGGCTGATCGAACCCTAG
- a CDS encoding hybrid sensor histidine kinase/response regulator has product MTVFRRPTSALFLVLGILSLLAFEAWRSHRAAQEDAERNVVNLVKLLSEQTGRTIQSIDLSLQGMAAEAAGTPNLADNDPRFVADLRKRLSVLPYVRALFVVGADGFVSQSTSYPASPRTSLADRPYFTVQKDSPSVGLHIDAPLRSRASGAWIVALSRRIEGLDGSFAGATVAVIDPMYFERFYSQLWVNGGTVALFHRDGVELARSPHIHALIGTSAAGRETFRRFRDGSAPEVFWGTSPIDGNERVASFRALENLPLVMLVTMREAVVMRSWRSHMTVTSVGAAIIIVMFAGMEALTRDHRLQEERARARLAEAERLESIGRFAAGVAHDVGNLQRILRSAVLLLRPQTADRPKASELLDQIDATLTVGGELVTQLLSHARTGSRAPGVNDLNLVLTEALPMLHRAAGPKVEVRLSTAASALPCRIDRPQLLAVLLNLILNARDAMPDGGRVSLDVRDERPPGQGGPGWSEVRVSDNGQGMSETVLGQALDPFFTTKTAGQGSGLGLSQVQTFIDDSRGGLEITSEQGKGTTIRLRLPLAEIDATEEAGSRALPSVPDTARRPA; this is encoded by the coding sequence GTGACAGTGTTCCGACGCCCGACATCGGCGCTCTTTCTGGTGCTGGGCATCCTGAGCTTGCTGGCATTCGAGGCCTGGCGGAGTCACCGGGCAGCACAGGAGGACGCAGAGCGCAACGTCGTCAACCTGGTGAAGCTGTTGTCCGAGCAGACGGGCCGCACCATCCAATCGATCGATCTGAGCCTTCAAGGCATGGCGGCGGAGGCGGCAGGCACGCCCAACCTCGCCGACAATGATCCGCGCTTCGTCGCCGATCTGCGCAAGCGGCTGAGTGTCTTGCCCTATGTGCGCGCGCTGTTCGTGGTCGGAGCCGACGGCTTCGTGTCGCAGAGCACCAGCTACCCGGCATCGCCACGAACCAGCCTGGCGGATCGACCCTATTTTACGGTCCAGAAGGACAGCCCGTCCGTGGGGCTGCATATCGATGCTCCCCTGCGCAGCCGCGCGTCGGGGGCCTGGATCGTCGCGCTGTCGCGCCGGATCGAGGGGCTCGACGGCAGCTTCGCCGGGGCCACGGTGGCTGTGATCGACCCGATGTATTTCGAGCGCTTCTACAGCCAGCTCTGGGTCAATGGCGGCACGGTCGCCCTGTTTCATAGAGACGGCGTCGAACTCGCCCGTTCTCCGCATATCCACGCCTTGATCGGCACCTCGGCCGCTGGACGGGAAACCTTCAGGCGATTTCGCGACGGGAGCGCTCCGGAGGTCTTCTGGGGGACGAGTCCGATCGACGGCAATGAGCGGGTCGCAAGCTTCAGGGCTCTCGAAAACCTGCCGCTCGTCATGCTCGTAACGATGCGGGAGGCTGTCGTCATGCGCTCCTGGCGCTCGCATATGACCGTGACGAGCGTCGGGGCGGCCATCATCATCGTGATGTTCGCCGGCATGGAAGCGCTGACACGGGATCATCGGCTGCAAGAGGAGCGGGCCAGGGCGCGCCTGGCGGAAGCGGAGCGGCTCGAATCGATCGGCCGGTTCGCGGCGGGAGTGGCGCATGATGTTGGAAACCTGCAGAGGATCCTTCGATCCGCCGTCCTGCTGCTGCGCCCGCAAACGGCCGACCGGCCCAAGGCGAGCGAATTACTGGATCAGATCGACGCCACCCTCACCGTCGGCGGCGAGCTGGTCACCCAATTGCTGTCGCATGCCCGCACTGGCAGCCGCGCGCCTGGGGTCAATGACCTGAATCTCGTCCTAACCGAGGCGCTGCCGATGCTTCATCGCGCTGCGGGGCCGAAGGTGGAGGTCCGCCTGTCGACCGCGGCATCGGCCTTGCCGTGCCGGATCGACCGTCCCCAGCTTCTCGCCGTCCTGCTGAACCTGATCCTGAATGCGCGCGACGCGATGCCGGATGGGGGAAGGGTGTCGCTCGATGTCAGGGACGAGCGTCCTCCGGGGCAGGGCGGGCCGGGCTGGAGCGAAGTCCGCGTGTCGGACAACGGGCAGGGCATGTCGGAAACGGTCCTCGGCCAGGCCTTGGACCCGTTCTTCACGACCAAGACGGCCGGGCAGGGCAGCGGCCTGGGACTCAGCCAGGTCCAGACCTTCATCGACGACAGCCGGGGAGGGCTGGAGATCACGAGCGAGCAAGGAAAAGGAACGACGATCCGCCTGCGTCTGCCGCTGGCCGAGATCGACGCGACTGAAGAGGCCGGGTCACGCGCACTGCCATCCGTCCCGGATACGGCGCGCCGGCCCGCTTGA
- a CDS encoding PLP-dependent aminotransferase family protein, protein MIQMEQRFSRYANRIVPSAIRGLATMAKAADCISFGPGEPDSSLFPVAEIRDSLARILSQPERTRAALQYGPSEGDPALRERICAYMRAKGVACERQNILLTNGAQQALDLVTELFAEPGASVLVQSPTYPGALQIFFAHGARVQSLEMAGRAADERPALIYAMSNFHNPTGATLSLAQRRELIALAQELDTVLVEDDPYEVLRYEGAALPPLLAVDIEACSIEEARTIYLGTFSKAIAPGFRVGWLVAPSSVVAKLALMKQSEDLQAGSLAQACLRGLFDGILDSHANRLRDAYRIRRDTMLSALQLELGNHASWVAPQGGFFIWLNLNADIDAHALLSRAAVAGVTYVPGSAFQPDGQATASLRLSFSAAPLDRMEEGVRRLAKVLRDCTARAEDRVAR, encoded by the coding sequence ATGATCCAGATGGAACAGCGCTTCTCGCGCTATGCGAACCGTATCGTGCCGTCCGCCATCCGCGGCCTGGCGACCATGGCCAAGGCAGCCGATTGCATATCGTTCGGTCCCGGCGAGCCCGATTCCTCGCTCTTTCCCGTGGCTGAAATCCGCGACAGTCTCGCCCGGATCCTGTCTCAGCCGGAGCGGACCCGGGCTGCCCTGCAATATGGCCCGAGCGAGGGCGACCCGGCTCTGCGCGAACGGATCTGCGCCTATATGCGCGCCAAAGGCGTGGCGTGTGAACGGCAGAACATCCTGCTGACGAACGGCGCTCAGCAGGCGCTCGATCTCGTCACCGAGCTGTTCGCCGAGCCCGGCGCGAGCGTTCTGGTCCAGAGCCCGACCTATCCTGGCGCGCTGCAGATCTTCTTCGCGCACGGCGCAAGAGTGCAATCGCTGGAGATGGCAGGGCGCGCTGCCGATGAAAGGCCCGCGCTGATCTACGCGATGTCGAATTTCCACAATCCGACCGGGGCCACGCTGTCGCTCGCCCAGCGCCGCGAGCTCATCGCCCTGGCGCAGGAGCTGGATACGGTCCTGGTCGAGGACGATCCCTACGAAGTGCTGCGCTATGAGGGCGCGGCGCTGCCGCCGCTCCTGGCCGTCGACATCGAGGCGTGCTCGATCGAGGAGGCGCGGACGATCTATCTCGGCACCTTCTCAAAGGCGATTGCGCCCGGCTTTCGCGTCGGCTGGCTGGTGGCGCCGAGCTCCGTGGTCGCCAAGCTCGCCCTGATGAAGCAGAGCGAGGACCTGCAGGCCGGCAGCCTGGCCCAGGCCTGCTTGCGCGGCCTGTTCGACGGCATCCTCGACAGCCATGCGAACCGCTTGCGCGACGCTTACCGCATCCGGCGGGACACGATGCTGTCGGCACTCCAATTGGAACTCGGCAACCATGCCAGCTGGGTCGCTCCCCAGGGCGGGTTCTTCATCTGGCTGAATCTCAATGCCGATATCGATGCGCATGCGCTCTTGAGCCGGGCTGCGGTCGCAGGGGTGACCTATGTTCCGGGCTCGGCCTTCCAGCCCGATGGGCAGGCGACAGCGTCGCTGCGCCTCAGCTTTTCGGCCGCCCCGCTCGATCGCATGGAAGAGGGCGTGCGGCGCCTGGCGAAGGTGCTGCGGGACTGCACAGCGCGGGCGGAGGATCGCGTCGCGCGATAG
- a CDS encoding helix-turn-helix domain-containing protein, producing the protein MSSLGRYIKLLRLFGEAKGSWTVQEMAEALGRPPSTIYRTVRDLVGEGFLEPAYEAHYRLGPAFVEFDRLVRLTDPLVRAGHSHLHDLVTQAGVPCLALLARLYGDTVLCVADAAFGSLPARPSYERGRPMPLTRGATSKTILSLLPARRLSRLVTDSLAGTTGADEAAARAELGELRGVLAGIRRSGYCITRGEIDDGLVGIAVPIAATGLGITASVSLVLDARSLDEKLEHRLVLQLVASASLLVDQLTGLRAPSAPRATSSLRDVE; encoded by the coding sequence GTGAGCAGCCTCGGGCGCTATATCAAGCTGCTTCGGCTGTTCGGGGAGGCAAAGGGCAGCTGGACGGTGCAGGAGATGGCGGAGGCGCTCGGCAGGCCGCCAAGCACGATCTACCGGACGGTGAGGGACCTGGTGGGCGAGGGCTTTCTCGAGCCGGCCTATGAGGCGCATTACCGTCTTGGCCCGGCCTTCGTCGAGTTCGACCGGCTCGTCCGCTTGACCGATCCATTGGTCCGGGCCGGGCACTCCCACCTGCATGATCTCGTCACTCAAGCTGGTGTGCCATGCCTCGCACTGCTGGCGCGTCTGTACGGCGATACCGTGCTCTGCGTCGCCGATGCGGCCTTTGGCAGCCTGCCGGCGCGCCCGTCCTATGAGCGTGGGCGGCCGATGCCGCTGACCCGGGGCGCAACCTCGAAGACGATCCTGTCGCTGCTGCCCGCTCGCCGATTGTCCCGGCTCGTGACCGACAGCCTCGCCGGTACGACCGGGGCCGACGAAGCTGCAGCGCGGGCAGAGCTCGGGGAGCTGCGTGGTGTGCTCGCAGGCATACGCCGGTCTGGATACTGCATCACCCGCGGCGAGATCGATGACGGGCTCGTCGGCATTGCCGTGCCGATTGCGGCGACGGGGCTCGGCATCACCGCCAGCGTCAGTCTCGTCCTCGATGCCCGTAGCCTCGACGAGAAGCTTGAGCATCGCCTCGTGCTCCAGCTCGTCGCGTCAGCCAGCCTGCTGGTCGACCAGTTGACGGGCCTGCGTGCGCCCTCCGCCCCACGCGCAACCTCGAGCCTTCGGGACGTCGAATGA
- a CDS encoding LysR family transcriptional regulator, which produces MVKLNDRLSLKTMKLIAGIERHGNLSLAAEELHIVVSAASRRIRFLEDSLGFRLIERAGRGIGLTVPGRAIATHAHKILADIDQLEGELQDITDGVLEQIRLSVSGPALFHDLPEQLRTFLGSYPYVRLSVEEQTSNAVAESVLDGRAELGILLGAEVSPGLRLRPYRCDALGIVVPPAHPLAGRTTVRFAELLDQDWVLPPDSAIGNLLAQKAASHGAELVTRIRVHGIASTSRVVQGGLGITVLPMRSAAREVASRGLVSIPLAESWASCNLHLATLRNAILSPAMAALVDILTAQPERSVRPPVCSSGPDLGGR; this is translated from the coding sequence ATGGTGAAGCTCAACGACCGGCTCAGCCTCAAGACCATGAAGCTGATCGCCGGCATCGAACGTCACGGCAACCTCTCGCTGGCGGCCGAGGAGCTCCATATCGTGGTTTCGGCAGCGAGCCGCCGCATCCGCTTCCTCGAGGATTCTCTGGGTTTCCGCCTCATCGAGCGAGCCGGCCGCGGCATCGGCTTGACAGTGCCAGGGCGCGCGATTGCCACACATGCGCACAAGATCCTTGCCGATATCGACCAGCTCGAAGGTGAGCTGCAGGACATCACGGATGGCGTCCTGGAGCAGATTCGGCTGAGCGTTTCGGGGCCAGCCCTTTTTCATGACTTGCCCGAGCAATTGCGGACATTCCTCGGCAGCTATCCCTATGTCCGACTCTCGGTTGAAGAACAGACCAGCAATGCGGTCGCCGAGAGCGTGCTCGATGGCCGGGCGGAGCTGGGCATCCTGCTTGGCGCCGAAGTCAGTCCCGGCCTGCGTCTTCGGCCCTATCGATGCGACGCGCTCGGGATCGTGGTTCCTCCGGCGCATCCGCTCGCCGGCCGGACCACAGTTCGGTTCGCAGAGCTGCTCGACCAGGATTGGGTGCTGCCGCCGGATTCCGCGATCGGCAACTTGCTGGCCCAGAAGGCAGCAAGCCATGGCGCCGAGCTGGTCACGCGCATTCGCGTGCATGGCATCGCCTCGACCAGCCGAGTGGTGCAGGGAGGGCTGGGTATAACGGTGCTGCCGATGCGCAGTGCCGCGCGGGAGGTCGCCAGCCGCGGCCTCGTCAGCATTCCGCTGGCGGAGAGCTGGGCCTCCTGCAACCTGCACCTCGCGACCTTGCGCAACGCGATCCTCTCACCGGCCATGGCCGCACTGGTCGACATCCTGACGGCGCAGCCGGAACGATCGGTGCGGCCGCCGGTGTGCAGCAGCGGTCCCGATCTGGGCGGCCGCTGA